A stretch of DNA from Flavobacteriaceae bacterium MAR_2009_75:
GGAGCGCACCTCAACCCTGCGGTTACCCTAGGTTTGGCCACAGCAGGTAAATTTGATTGGTCATTGGTTCCAGGCTATATTATAGCTCAAATACTTGGTGCGATGATGGGTAACCTATTAGTATGGCTCAATTATAAAAAGCAATATGATGCCACTGATGATCAAGGTGCTATTCTAGCTACATTTTCAACATCACCCGCTATTCGTAGTCCGTTTTGGAATTTAATTACCGAAATCATAGGCACGTTTGCTCTGGTATTTGGAGTTTTCTATATCGCCGGAGGAGCCATTTCAGATGAACCTGTATCTCTAGGGTCTTTAGATGCTTTACCGGTTGCTTTATTGGTCATGGGAATTGGCTTTGGCCTCGGCGGACCAACTGGGTATGCCATAAACCCTGCACGTGACCTAGGCCCTAGACTAATGCATGCTATTTTACCGTTAAAAGGTAAGGGAAGTAGTGATTGGTCTTACGCATGGGTACCAATCGTTGGGCCAATAATCGGAGGGTTCTTGGCAGCACTTGTATACCTACTCATCGGAGTTTAAATTATAACCAATGAAACATTTTATCACACTAATCGCGATTATGACTATAATCACCCCTATTCTTTCACAAGAAATTATTGAAATTCCTCATGAAAAGGCAGAAGGTGTAACTTGGGCCACAAAAGAACGCCAATTTCATTCTGAAGTATGGGACACTCAAGTCGTTACCAATGTGTCAAAACCGACCATGCAGGTCTTTAAACCTGAAAACCCAAATGGTACAGCTATCATTATTGC
This window harbors:
- a CDS encoding glycerol uptake facilitator protein; its protein translation is MTIYIFEFIGTCMLILLGNGIVANLVLKGTKGSDSGWVGISIAWGIAVFVGVFVSADVSGAHLNPAVTLGLATAGKFDWSLVPGYIIAQILGAMMGNLLVWLNYKKQYDATDDQGAILATFSTSPAIRSPFWNLITEIIGTFALVFGVFYIAGGAISDEPVSLGSLDALPVALLVMGIGFGLGGPTGYAINPARDLGPRLMHAILPLKGKGSSDWSYAWVPIVGPIIGGFLAALVYLLIGV